A single genomic interval of Corylus avellana chromosome ca10, CavTom2PMs-1.0 harbors:
- the LOC132162880 gene encoding GDSL esterase/lipase At1g71250-like, producing MSKQNPQSFNAIAKKLENRAPPPKGLMGALVHLLVAVMLMGAIGVVNGKHLETETPLDEKASNATALYILGDSSVDCRDNSLFYPLLHRNLSLYPCNGSDSNLLPHLLAEKMGLQNIPPFYNQNGSIEELLLGLNFGSAEATIMNPSSRSHQSLNQQLRQVFETLQLLQLQLGESGAERFVRSSAVYLSLGKDDYIDLFLRNSSGVMLKFSSQEFARILVNQMVHVIRNLYNANFRKIICVGILPLGCAPRTVWEWRNASAGEDDGRRCVKEINEMVLEYNRMLDDQIVELNSKLLDVQIVFCDVYQGIMKILANPRLYGFEDRSSACCGVGLYGAMIGCLSPEMACNQASTYVWWDLYNPTPAVYSLLVDSAWSGRPFYGMCRPTTIQELLAT from the exons ATGTCGAAACAAAATCCGCAGAGTTTCAATGCAATCGCAAAGAAGCTGGAAAACAGAGCACCGCCGCCAAAAGGATTAATGGGCGCCCTCGTTCATCTTCTGGTTGCTGTCATGCTCATGGGGGCCATCGGTGTTGTAAATGGGAAACACCTAGAAACAGAAACTCCATTGGACGAAAAGGCTTCCAATGCGACGGCGCTCTACATATTGGGGGACTCCTCTGTTGATTGCAGAGACAACTCTCTGTTCTACCCTCTTCTCCACCGTAATCTTTCTTTGTATCCTTGCAATGGCTCCGATTCAAACCTTCTTCCCCATCTTCTTG CTGAGAAGATGGGTTTGCAAAACATCCCACCATTCTACAATCAAAACGGGTCGATTGAAGAGCTTCTACTTGGCCTCAACTTCGGCTCAGCGGAAGCAACAATCATGAACCCCAGCAGCCGGAGCCACCAGTCTCTGAACCAACAACTCCGGCAAGTTTTCGAGACCCTGCAGCTGCTGCAGCTGCAGCTCGGCGAGTCCGGCGCCGAGCGCTTTGTCAGATCCTCTGCGGTCTACCTCTCACTGGGGAAAGATGACTACATCGATCTCTTCCTCCGCAACTCCTCTGGCGTGATGCTCAAGTTTAGCAGCCAAGAATTCGCTCGCATCTTGGTGAACCAGATGGTGCATGTTATAAGGAATCTTTACAACGCAAATTTCAGGAAGATAATATGCGTGGGAATATTGCCGCTGGGGTGCGCGCCTCGAACAGTGTGGGAGTGGCGTAATGCCAGCGCCGGTGAAGACGACGGCCGGCGGTGTGTTAAGGAGATCAATGAGATGGTTTTGGAGTACAATAGAATGCTGGATGACCAGATTGTGGAGCTCAATTCCAAGTTGCTCGATGTGCAGATTGTCTTCTGCGATGTGTATCAAGGAATTATGAAGATCCTAGCCAATCCAAGACTCTATG GATTCGAGGATCGGAGCAGCGCTTGCTGCGGGGTTGGATTGTACGGTGCGATGATCGGGTGTCTGTCACCGGAGATGGCGTGCAACCAAGCTTCAACATATGTGTGGTGGGACTTGTACAACCCTACACCGGCAGTTTACTCCTTGCTTGTCGATTCTGCCTGGTCCGGCCGGCCATTCTATGGCATGTGCCGTCCGACTACCATCCAGGAATTACTCGCCACTTAA